A genomic window from Salvia splendens isolate huo1 chromosome 11, SspV2, whole genome shotgun sequence includes:
- the LOC121755662 gene encoding O-fucosyltransferase 30-like isoform X2, which yields MDSGHRHGGGVAGKWKKRPTIFTNYRAPLLLFTFTVIAIFISSKIFISPSLLPLSPDSRPPQCTHTPGEKYLWYAPHSGFSNQLSEFRNAILMAAILNRTLIVPPVLDHHAVALGSCPKFRVLDPNELRFRVWNHSIQLIRDRRVFVSKWCDVNLSLACTADSSMHSSLLEKLRQCGSLLSGYDGNVDACLFASQEDCRTTVWTYQTDDGVLDSFQADEELKKKRKFSFSRTRKDVSRALGPGSTAGSATVLAFGSLFTGPYKGSESHIDIHEAPNDQRVQLVIQKIEFLQFVPEILNAGKSFAHEMISAPFICAQLRLLDGQFKNHWDGTFQVLKQTLDSLKQKGSLPIHVFIMTDLPRLNWTGSYLGDLEKDSDSFKLFVLREEDELVTETAKKLVNAAYGLKLQSVSSSFDGREQHCSPLSLPDILLYVEETICGCASLGFVGTAGSTIANSIELMRKNHACS from the exons ATGGATTCTGGACACCGTCACGGCGGCGGAGTTGCCGGAAAATGGAAAAAGAGGCCCACAATTTTCACCAATTACAGAGCACCACTCCTCCTCTTCACCTTCACAGTAATCGCTATCTTCATCTCCTCCAAAATCTTCATCTCTCCTTCTCTCCTTCCACTTTCCCCAGACTCACGCCCTCCCCAATGCACCCACACTCCGGGAGAGAAGTACCTCTGGTATGCGCCCCACAGCGGCTTCAGCAACCAGCTCTCCGAGTTCAGGAACGCTATTTTGATGGCCGCCATTCTCAATCGCACGCTGATTGTGCCTCCTGTTCTCGATCACCACGCCGTCGCCCTCGGGAGTTGCCCcaaatttagggttttggatCCGAATGAATTGAGATTCAGAGTCTGGAATCACAGTATTCAGCTTATCCGTGATCGCAG GGTTTTTGTGTCAAAGTGGTGTGACGTGAATCTCAGTTTGGCTTGCACTGCAGACTCAAGTATGCATTCATCATTGCTTGAGAAACTAAGACAATGTGGATCTTTACTGTCTGGATATGATGGTAATGTGGATGCATGTTTATTTGCTTCCCAAGAAGATTGCAGAACAACGGTATGGACATACCAAACTGATGATGGGGTTTTAGATTCATTTCAAGCTGACGAAGAACTCaagaagaaaaggaaatttTCATTTTCGAGGACAAGGAAGGATGTTTCTAGGGCCCTTGGTCCTGGATCTACTGCTGGATCAGCCACTGTCCTGGCCTTTGGGAGCCTATTTACCGGACCATATAAGGGATCTGAATCGCATATTGACATCCATGAAGCTCCAAACGATCAAAGGGTACAGTTAGTAATTCAGAAGATTGAATTTCTACAATTTGTGCCTGAAATCTTGAATGCTGGGAAGAGTTTTGCACACGAGATGATTAGTGCTCCATTTATTTGTGCACAGCTTAGGTTATTGGATGGTCAGTTTAAGAACCACTGGGACGGTACTTTCCAAGTATTGAAGCAGACCCTAGACTCGTTGAAACAGAAGGGCTCTCTCCCAATTCATGTATTCATAATGACAGATCTTCCCCGGCTTAATTGGACTGGAAGTTATTTGGGGGATCTCGAAAAAGATTCTGATTCTTTTAAGCTGTTTGTTCTGAGAGAAGAAGACGAATTAGTAACTGAAACTGCTAAGAAACTTGTAAATGCAGCATATGGATTGAAGCTGCAATCCGTTTCTAGTAGTTTTGATGGAAGAGAGCAACACTGCAGTCCTCTATCATTACCtgatatactactatatgtCGAAGAAACTATCTGCGGTTGTGCTTCTCTAGGTTTCGTTGGGACTGCTGGTTCAACCATTGCCAATAGCATAGAATTGATGAGAAAAAATCATGCATGTTCATAA
- the LOC121755662 gene encoding O-fucosyltransferase 30-like isoform X1: protein MDSGHRHGGGVAGKWKKRPTIFTNYRAPLLLFTFTVIAIFISSKIFISPSLLPLSPDSRPPQCTHTPGEKYLWYAPHSGFSNQLSEFRNAILMAAILNRTLIVPPVLDHHAVALGSCPKFRVLDPNELRFRVWNHSIQLIRDRRYVSMADIVDLSSLVASSAVRFMDFRVFVSKWCDVNLSLACTADSSMHSSLLEKLRQCGSLLSGYDGNVDACLFASQEDCRTTVWTYQTDDGVLDSFQADEELKKKRKFSFSRTRKDVSRALGPGSTAGSATVLAFGSLFTGPYKGSESHIDIHEAPNDQRVQLVIQKIEFLQFVPEILNAGKSFAHEMISAPFICAQLRLLDGQFKNHWDGTFQVLKQTLDSLKQKGSLPIHVFIMTDLPRLNWTGSYLGDLEKDSDSFKLFVLREEDELVTETAKKLVNAAYGLKLQSVSSSFDGREQHCSPLSLPDILLYVEETICGCASLGFVGTAGSTIANSIELMRKNHACS, encoded by the exons ATGGATTCTGGACACCGTCACGGCGGCGGAGTTGCCGGAAAATGGAAAAAGAGGCCCACAATTTTCACCAATTACAGAGCACCACTCCTCCTCTTCACCTTCACAGTAATCGCTATCTTCATCTCCTCCAAAATCTTCATCTCTCCTTCTCTCCTTCCACTTTCCCCAGACTCACGCCCTCCCCAATGCACCCACACTCCGGGAGAGAAGTACCTCTGGTATGCGCCCCACAGCGGCTTCAGCAACCAGCTCTCCGAGTTCAGGAACGCTATTTTGATGGCCGCCATTCTCAATCGCACGCTGATTGTGCCTCCTGTTCTCGATCACCACGCCGTCGCCCTCGGGAGTTGCCCcaaatttagggttttggatCCGAATGAATTGAGATTCAGAGTCTGGAATCACAGTATTCAGCTTATCCGTGATCGCAG GTATGTATCCATGGCAGATATAGTTGATCTTTCATCTCTAGTGGCCTCTTCAGCTGTCAGATTTATGGATTTCAGGGTTTTTGTGTCAAAGTGGTGTGACGTGAATCTCAGTTTGGCTTGCACTGCAGACTCAAGTATGCATTCATCATTGCTTGAGAAACTAAGACAATGTGGATCTTTACTGTCTGGATATGATGGTAATGTGGATGCATGTTTATTTGCTTCCCAAGAAGATTGCAGAACAACGGTATGGACATACCAAACTGATGATGGGGTTTTAGATTCATTTCAAGCTGACGAAGAACTCaagaagaaaaggaaatttTCATTTTCGAGGACAAGGAAGGATGTTTCTAGGGCCCTTGGTCCTGGATCTACTGCTGGATCAGCCACTGTCCTGGCCTTTGGGAGCCTATTTACCGGACCATATAAGGGATCTGAATCGCATATTGACATCCATGAAGCTCCAAACGATCAAAGGGTACAGTTAGTAATTCAGAAGATTGAATTTCTACAATTTGTGCCTGAAATCTTGAATGCTGGGAAGAGTTTTGCACACGAGATGATTAGTGCTCCATTTATTTGTGCACAGCTTAGGTTATTGGATGGTCAGTTTAAGAACCACTGGGACGGTACTTTCCAAGTATTGAAGCAGACCCTAGACTCGTTGAAACAGAAGGGCTCTCTCCCAATTCATGTATTCATAATGACAGATCTTCCCCGGCTTAATTGGACTGGAAGTTATTTGGGGGATCTCGAAAAAGATTCTGATTCTTTTAAGCTGTTTGTTCTGAGAGAAGAAGACGAATTAGTAACTGAAACTGCTAAGAAACTTGTAAATGCAGCATATGGATTGAAGCTGCAATCCGTTTCTAGTAGTTTTGATGGAAGAGAGCAACACTGCAGTCCTCTATCATTACCtgatatactactatatgtCGAAGAAACTATCTGCGGTTGTGCTTCTCTAGGTTTCGTTGGGACTGCTGGTTCAACCATTGCCAATAGCATAGAATTGATGAGAAAAAATCATGCATGTTCATAA
- the LOC121755651 gene encoding probable receptor-like serine/threonine-protein kinase At5g57670: protein MRLAAECSEVVECSGGESTAAAAEDGGAVVMVGVKVDSRSKELLTWALVKVAQTGDRVIALHVLNPNVEKSDLLSLVKTFDSMLAAYEGFCNLKQVDLKLKVCKGSPTHKIILREAKSCGATSLIVGTSGVDKVRSRTSVAKYCAKNLQKNVSVICVNNGKVVFATESNASCVSLLGGVDVQRPRSRKKKLSKSPLSLQPQRLLTPSSDERENVSMVLVPVKTRDMPESKSGWAVLRKSFFNGLKLPESPSSKKSSVMRWILRLPTRQSDAAIYPDQKQTSTSDASECLTNLDQDEGAIVLYSVDNDSNLYSSKTFLEGLNALTEKYSATCQLFSYQELLLATDNFIPENLIGKGGSSRVYRGCLPGGQEIAVKIVKPTEDVLKQFVSEIEIISSLHHKNIISLVGFCFEEDKLLLVYNLLSRGSLEDNLHELGSEKSKNFFDWDTRYKVALGVAEALDYLHSSAEPIIHRDVKSSNILLSDDFEPQLSDFGLATWSSSCLHHMRTSDVAGTFGYLAPEYFLNGKLDEKLDVYAFGVVLLELLTGRKPINDGSPKGKQSLVMWAKDILKEGKTSELQDPELVDAYDQEQFDLMVLAATLCTRHAPQSRPEISVVLKLLQGDPAVIEWARQETKTCEDLNIIYNEQSATVIQSFINLALLNLEDDCASTGSTELNISVEDYLGGRWSRSSSFD from the exons ATGAGGCTGGCGGCCGAGTGTTCTGAAGTTGTGGAATGCAGTGGCGGCGAGAGCACCGCGGCCGCCGCAGAAGACGGCGGCGCTGTGGTGATGGTTGGTGTGAAGGTGGACTCTCGGAGTAAAGAGCTTCTCACTTGGGCGCTGGTGAAGGTGGCGCAGACTGGCGATCGCGTCATTGCTCTGCACGTCCTCAATCCCAACGTCG AGAAATCGGATTTGCTTTCGCTGGTGAAGACTTTTGATTCCATGCTGGCTGCTTATGAAGGTTTCTGCAACCTAAAGCAG GTGGATTTAAAGCTCAAGGTCTGTAAAGGCTCTCCAACTCACAAAATCATTCTCCGAGAAGCAAAATCATGTGGAGCAACGAGTTTAATTGTTGGTACTTCAGGAGTTGACAAAGTTAGATCAAGGACCTCAGTCGCCAAGTATTGTGCCAAGAATCTTCAAAAGAATGTATCGGTTATATGTGTCAACAATGGCAAGGTTGTTTTTGCAACAGAATCAAATGCTTCCTGTGTCTCGTTGCTTGGAGGTGTTGATGTCCAGCGACCAAGATCAAGGAAGAAGAAATTGTCCAAAAGCCCTCTGAGTCTTCAGCCCCAGAGACTTTTAACACCATCTAGCGATGAAAGGGAGAATGTTTCCATGGTGCTGGTACCTGTAAAAACCCGAGATATGCCTGAATCAAAATCAGGTTGGGCAGTTTTACGCAAGTCGTTTTTTAACGGGCTGAAACTACCCGAATCTCCATCTAGTAAGAAGTCATCCGTGATGCGATGGATATTGAGATTACCGACACGACAATCTGATGCTGCTATTTATCCTGATCAGAAACAGACTAGTACATCTGATGCATCTGAATGTCTTACAAATTTGGACCAAGATGAGGGAGCTATTGTACTGTACTCTGTTGATAATGACTCTAATCTTTATTCATCTAAAACCTTCTTGGAAGGACTTAATGCTCTTACAGAGAAGTACTCAGCTACATGCCAACTGTTTAGCTACCAGGAGCTCTTGTTAGCTACGGATAACTTCATACCTG AAAATTTGATTGGAAAGGGTGGAAGCAGCCGGGTTTATCGAGGCTGTCTGCCAGGAGGCCAGGAAATAGCTGTCAAGATAGTAAAACCAACGGAAGATGTGCTGAAACAATTTGTTTCAGAAATTGAAATTATTTCATCTTTGCATCACAAGAACATAATTTCTCTAGTTGGCTTCTGTTTTGAGGAGGACAAATTGCTACTGGTTTATAATCTTCTTTCTAGAGGGAGCCTGGAAGACAATCTCCACG AATTAGGTTCTGAAAAGTCCAAAAACTTCTTTGATTGGGACACGAGGTATAAGGTTGCCTTGGGAGTTGCGGAGGCACTGGACTACCTACATAGTTCAGCTGAACCAATTATTCACAGAGATGTGAAGTCTTCAAATATTCTTCTTTCGGATGATTTTGAACCACAG CTGTCGGATTTTGGCCTTGCAACATGGTCTTCAAGTTGTTTACATCATATGCGTACTTCAGATGTAGCTGGCACATTTGG ATACTTGGCTCCTGAATATTTTTTGAATGGGAAGCTAGACGAGAAACTTGATGTCTATGCTTTTGGAGTTGTGCTTCTGGAGCTATTAACCGGAAGAAAGCCGATTAATGATGGATCTCCTAAGGGCAAACAAAGCTTGGTAATGTGG GCAAAAGACATTTTAAAGGAGGGGAAAACCTCAGAACTCCAAGACCCAGAGTTAGTTGATGCTTACGACCAAGAACAATTTGATCTTATGGTCTTAGCTGCAACCTTGTGTACCAGACACGCACCACAATCTCGTCCTGAAATTAGCGTC GTCCTCAAACTCCTTCAAGGTGATCCAGCAGTGATCGAGTGGGCTAGGCAGGAAACCAAGACTTGTGAAGACTTAAATATAATCTATAACGAACAATCAGCAACAGTAATCCAGTCCTTCATTAACCTCGCACTGCTTAATTTAGAAGATGACTGCGCCTCTACTGGCAGCACTGAGCTGAACATCTCGGTGGAGGATTATTTAGGGGGTAGATGGAGCCGGTCATCAAGCTTTGATTGA
- the LOC121755677 gene encoding protein JINGUBANG-like has product MMLQEHTPLLSTSSTPSSRSSNSSDAESESPAPSLRYNFQDFKFKLTAASAPISSTQSYKSLAVLSGHVGSVSCLALCGEFILSASQGRDIIVWQQPDLRQFTKFGQGDGAVKALATAGNRVFTAHQDSRIRAWKVSRSSENVFKLIDTLPTTKDYLGKFMKQSNYVQTRRHHKVLWIEHADSISCLAVSAGLIYSGSWDKTIKVWRTSDFKCLESIKAHDDAINSIATSGGTVVYSGSADGRIKAWARGGGGKGHSCKKVLEGHKDVSFNAVVVTEEDGGGFVYGGGSDGRLMGWSCEGWRGVCDVRAHETAVLCVCLMGERMMCSGSADKSVGVWRREVGGGVSRHMVIRGHQGPVKCLQASPLRAGGGGGFMLYSGSLDKSLRVWWVPAAASDHHHHLNGDSDNKLRFIS; this is encoded by the coding sequence ATGATGCTTCAAGAGCATACGCCATTGCTATCCACAAGCTCGACGCCGAGCAGCAGGAGCAGCAACAGCAGCGACGCGGAATCAGAAAGCCCCGCGCCTTCATTAAGATACAATTTCCAAGATTTCAAATTCAAGctcaccgccgcctccgccccaATTTCCTCCACCCAATCCTACAAATCCCTAGCCGTCCTCTCCGGCCACGTCGGATCCGTCTCCTGCCTCGCCCTCTGTGGCGAGTTCATCCTCAGCGCCTCCCAGGGCAGAGACATCATCGTCTGGCAGCAGCCCGATCTCCGCCAATTCACCAAATTCGGCCAGGGCGACGGCGCCGTCAAAGCCCTAGCCACCGCCGGAAACAGAGTCTTCACCGCGCACCAGGACAGCCGAATCAGGGCTTGGAAGGTCTCCCGAAGCTCCGAGAACGTGTTCAAGCTGATCGACACGCTCCCCACCACCAAGGACTATTTGGGGAAATTCATGAAGCAGAGCAACTACGTGCAGACGCGGCGCCACCACAAGGTCCTCTGGATCGAGCACGCCGACTCCATCTCCTGCCTCGCCGTCTCAGCCGGCCTCATCTACTCCGGCTCCTGGGACAAGACCATCAAGGTGTGGCGCACGTCCGATTTCAAATGCCTCGAGTCCATCAAGGCACACGACGACGCCATCAACAGCATTGCCACGAGTGGGGGCACGGTGGTGTACTCTGGGTCGGCCGATGGGAGGATCAAGGCGTGGGCGAGGGGGGGCGGGGGGAAGGGGCATTCTTGTAAAAAGGTGTTGGAGGGGCATAAGGATGTTTCTTTCAATGCTGTGGTGGTTACTGAGGAGGATGGTGGGGGTTTTGTCTACGGGGGTGGCTCGGACGGGAGGCTGATGGGGTGGAGTTGCGAGGGGTGGAGGGGGGTGTGCGACGTGAGGGCGCATGAGACGGCGGTGCTGTGTGTGTGCTTGATGGGGGAGAGGATGATGTGCAGTGGGTCGGCGGATAAGAGTGTTGGTGTGTGGAGGAGGGAGGTGGGTGGAGGGGTGAGTAGGCATATGGTGATCAGGGGGCACCAAGGGCCGGTGAAGTGTCTGCAGGCGTCGCCGCTCAGGGCTGGCGGCGGGGGAGGATTCATGTTGTATAGTGGGAGTCTTGATAAGAGCTTGAGGGTTTGGTGGGTTCCTGCTGCTGCTTctgatcatcatcatcatctgaaTGGAGACTCTGATAATAAATTGAGGTTTAtcagttga
- the LOC121755659 gene encoding glycosyltransferase-like KOBITO 1, with the protein MAGPRQQPPSSASAVAKLLLLLTLLPLSLALFAFLLQWRGGGIDDPISRWSPDESHKFPGMDSSPLATVGHSSSHSPDCTSLFGHSSTTSFPYFKDWKFNFQADLKPKICVTTSTSAGLEQILPWMFYHKVIGVSTFFLFVEGKAASPQVSKVLESIAGVKVIYRTKELEDQQAKSRIWNETWLSSFFYKPCNYELFVKQSLNMEMAIVMARDAGMDWILHLDTDELIHPAGAREYSLRQLLLDVPKNVDMVVFPNYESSIERDDVKEPFTEVSMFKKNYDHLTKDTYFGMYKESTRGNPNYFLTYGNGKSAARIQDHLRPNGAHRWHNYMKTPNEIKLEEAAVLHYTYSKFSDLTSRRDRCGCKPTKDDVKRCFMLEFDRAAFIIASTATEEEMLNWYREHVVWTDRALNLKLLRKGILTRIYAPMTIIQGLRESGIFGSIIASAQGSLSKDNFLASIESSNSSRASSSIKLDSRKIGRDRVSKTAVRKALDIDISSDESAVPPLSPPLIDEDAQNEE; encoded by the exons ATGGCGGGTCCCCGGCAACAACCACCGTCCTCCGCCTCCGCCGTCGCTaagctcctcctcctcctcacccTCCTCCCCCTCTCCCTCGCCCTCTTCGCCTTCCTCCTCCAATGGCGCGGCGGCGGCATCGATGATCCCATTTCCCGTTGGTCTCCCGACGAATCTCACAAGTTTCCCGGCATGGATTCCTCCCCTCTCGCCACCGTCGGCCACTCTTCCTCCCATTCTCCCGATTGCACCTCACTCTTCGGCCACTCCTCCACCACCTCGTTTCCCTACTTTAAGGACTGGAAGTTCAATTTTCAAGCCGATCTTAAGCCCAAG ATATGTGTTACAACTAGTACATCTGCTGGATTGGAGCAGATCCTGCCTTGGATGTTCTATCATAAAGTTATTGGGGTTTcaacttttttcctttttgttgaAGGGAAGGCTGCATCCCCTCAAGTGTCCAAAGTTCTTGAATCAATTGCG GGTGTGAAAGTGATATACAGAACCAAAGAGCTGGAAGACCAACAAGCTAAGAG CCGGATCTGGAATGAAACTTGGTTGTCAAGTTTCTTTTACAAGCCTTGCAACTATGAGCTTTTTGTGAAGCAATCCCTGAACATGGAAATGGCAATAGTTATGGCGAGG GATGCAGGCATGGACTGGATACTGCATCTCGATACTGACGAATTGATACATCCAGCTGGTGCTCGGGAATATTCTTTGAGACAATTGTTGCTTGATGTTCCTAAGAATGTTGACATGGTTGTCTTTCCCAACTAC GAGAGCAGCATTGAACGGGATGATGTCAAGGAGCCTTTCACAGAG GTGTCAATGTTCAAGAAAAACTACGACCACCTTACAAAAGACACTTACTTCGGCATGTATAAGGAATCAACCCGCGGCAACCCAAATTACTTTTTGACCTATGGTAATGGGAAGTCTGCAGCTAGAATACAAGATCATCTTCGCCCTAATGGTGCACACAGATGGCACAATTACATGAAAACTCCCAA TGAGATCAAATTGGAAGAGGCTGCTGTCTTACATTATACATATTCGAAGTTCTCCGACTTGACTTCTAGACGGGATCGGTGTGGTTGTAAGCCTACAAAGGATGACGTGAAGCGATGTTTTATGCTGGAATTTGATAGAGCG GCTTTTATAATTGCTTCAACAGCAACTGAGGAGGAGATGCTAAACTG GTATCGCGAGCATGTTGTGTGGACTGATAGGGCTCTAAATTTGAAATTGTTGAGAAAAGGAATCTTAACACGCATCTATGCTCCCATG ACGATCATCCAAGGGTTGAGAGAATCTGGCATCTTTGGATCCATCATTGCTTCTGCTCAAGGATCACTATCAAAGGACAATTTCTTAGCTTCCATTGAGAGCAGTAATTCCTCTAGGGCTTCGTCATCCATAAAGCTCGACTCAAGAAAGATAGGCAGGGATAGAGTATCTAAGACAGCAGTTAGAAAAGCCCTAGACATAGACATCTCTTCCGATGAATCAGCTGTCCCGCCATTGTCTCCCCCATTAATTGATGAAGACGCCCAGAATGAAGAGTGA
- the LOC121755712 gene encoding protein CHROMATIN REMODELING 24-like, translating to MEESLRGHVEFLETLNIAGVSQHSLLFSKAAPANEVEILDVEEPKRFRGTTYMGNASRRSPLEQNVDGAQYAFNPKDVNRMRRNSVPDVSEPSEAEIKERIGRLSHIFSNTAAVSRLPDIKDRKYTGK from the exons AT GGAAGAATCTCTTAGAGGCCATGTAGAGTTCCTTGAAACTCTCAACATAGCTGGAGTCAGTCAGCACAGTTTGCTCTTTTCAAAGGCAGCCCCTGCGAATGAGGTTGAGATACTTGATGTCGAGGAACCGAAAAG GTTTAGGGGGACTACGTACATGGGGAATGCATCGAGACGATCACCACTTGAACAAAATGTCGATGG AGCACAGTACGCATTTAATCCCAAGGATGTAAACAGAATGCGGAGAAACTCAGTTCCTGATGTTAGCGAACCATCTGAAGCAGAAATCAAAGAGAGAATAGGTCGCTTGTCTCATATATTCTCGAATACG GCTGCAGTCTCGAGACTGCCTGATATAAAGGACAGAAAATACACAGGCAAATAG